Proteins from a genomic interval of Molothrus ater isolate BHLD 08-10-18 breed brown headed cowbird chromosome 10, BPBGC_Mater_1.1, whole genome shotgun sequence:
- the CPN2 gene encoding LOW QUALITY PROTEIN: carboxypeptidase N subunit 2 (The sequence of the model RefSeq protein was modified relative to this genomic sequence to represent the inferred CDS: inserted 1 base in 1 codon) — MDQGGLSHTTAVVRGSSAPAGTACPWXSHPPQKTLSHPSQQHPCTSATRLATDPVMPYLCRLLIYVLLGLGSLLVGALSPSCPPACQCYDTSKVFCSNERIREIPEGLPGSATHLFFVETALSSIHSGDLGSSTTLTKLVFINNNIQELQAGAFQGLPSLTELEVSGNPLPAVSPGLLAGLTSLSKLSLSANAIRTLQPGLFTASCRLQDLSLAGNRIEALPPGIFRPLRRLRALDLSQNALPELPDGLLAPLVALRVLKLSDNLLAQVPPGAFRALGQLTELHLDGNRLEELPSGIFSRLGALRRLQLQHNALGSLAPDIFTGLLNLTVLSLEGNNLATVPAILFAGTPGLLHLSLARNRLETLPQELFANLSVLETLELSHNAIDHLPTGAFQGLEGLTELQLSHNNLSRLPAGLLAGLPLLTALVLDHNRLARLPAGLFDANDELVRVGLAGNPWLCDCHLSYLLHWLQSFAEPLIHGQAFCANPAALQGRSLLEVSSGQLQCPGAHGVPPEEGWDTDAPGQCTYSDAEGTVSVACNATSCQQLNLRLPPPGPERGLGPAYRRAWLLRSRCGTLQVSVLVTAQRGNEVTPPAPPAVP; from the exons ATGGACCAAGGAGGGCTAAGCCATACAACAGCAGTGG TGAGGGGCAGCTCCGCCCCAGCAGGAACAGCTTGTCCCT CTTCCCATCCGCCCCAGAAAACactgtcccatcccagccagcagcatccctgcacatCTGCCACACGTTTGGCGACTGACCCCGTGATGCCATACTTG TGCAGGCTGCTGATCTAcgtgctgctggggctggggtcccTGCTGGTGGGggcactgtccccatcctgcccccCTGCCTGCCAGTGCTATGACACCTCCAAAGTCTTCTGCTCAAACGAAAGGATACGGGAGATCCCGGAGGGCCTGCCAGGAAGTGCCACCCACCTCTTCTTTGTGGagacagccctgagcagcatcCACAGCGGGGATTTGGGCTCCAGCACCACGCTCACCAAGCTGGTCTTCATCAATAACAacatccaggagctgcaggctggtgCCTTTCAAGGGCTGCCCAGCCTCACTGAGCTGGAGGTGTCAGGCAACCCCTTGCCAGCTgtcagccctgggctgctggcagggctgaccAGCCTCAGCAAGCTCTCCCTCAGTGCCAACGCCATCCGCACCCTGCAGCCGGGGCTCTTCACTGCCTCTTGCCGCCTGCAGGACCTGAGCTTGGCAGGGAACAGGATCGAGGCACTGCCCCCTGGCATCTTCCGCCCACTCCGGCGGCTCCGGGCCCTGGACCTGTCACAGAATGCTCTGCCCGAGCTGCCGGATGGGCTGCTGGCCCCACTTGTCGCCCTTCGTGTCCTCAAGCTCAGTGACaacctgctggcacaggtgcctCCTGGCGCTTTCAGGGCACTTGGCCAGCTGACCGAGCTCCACCTGGATGGCAACcggctggaggagctgccctcGGGcatcttctccaggctgggggcactgcggcggctgcagctgcagcacaatgccctgggcagcctggccccTGACATCTTCACGGGTCTCCTCAACCTCACTGTCCTCAGCCTGGAGGGCAACAACCTGGCCACCGTGCCTGCCATCCTGTTCGCTGGCACCCCTGGCCTCCTCCACCTCTCGCTGGCTCGCAACCGGCTGGAGACACTGCCCCAGGAGCTCTTTGCGAACCTGTCAGTGCTGGAAACCCTGGAGCTCTCACACAATGCCATAGATCACCTGCCCACCGGGGCTTTCCAGGGTCTGGAAGGGCTGAcagagctccagctgagccACAACAACCTCTCCAGGCTGCCGGCGGGGCTGCTGGCCGGGCTGCCCCTCCTCACCGCCCTGGTGCTGGACCACAACCGCCTGGCCCGCCTGCCTGCGGGGCTCTTCGATGCCAACGATGAACTGGTGCGTGTGGGGCTGGCTGGCAACCCCTGGCTCTGTGACTGCCACCTCTCCTACCTCCTGCACTGGCTCCAGAGCTTTGCTGAGCCCCTCATCCACGGCCAAGCCTTCTGTGCCAATCCCGCTGCTCTCCAGGGCCGCTCCCTGCTGGAGGTCTCCAGCGGGCAGCTGCAGTGCCCGGGAGCCCACGGTGTCCCCCCGGAGGAGGGCTGGGACACAGATGCCCCGGGGCAGTGCACCTACAGCGACGCCGAGGGCACGGTAAGCGTGGCCTGCAATGCCACATCGTGCCAGCAGCTGAACCTGCGCCTCCCTCCTCccgggccggagcggggccTGGGGCCGGCCTACCGGCGGGCCTGGCTGCTGCGCTCCCGCTGCGGCACGCTGCAGGTCAGCGTCCTTGTCACAGCGCAGAGAGGGAACGAGGTCACACCACCAGCTCCCCCCGCCGTGCCCTAA
- the LOC118690255 gene encoding leucine-rich repeat-containing protein 15-like: MEQGGWQQWLLLLVGIQLASSQCPEQCQCVRSAQVECFGADISTVPSPIPANAMTLQIINTRIAELGDAAFGNASLLIGLRVEKNLLSRISPRAFQNLPDLRYLSLASNKLQELPVQVFEPLDKLESLLLSSNQILQVEPSHFTHLSNLKELQLHGNNLKELQEGVFDQLTSLTKLNLARNNIDRLPPRAFERLARLQVLRLYENRLRHISVGTFDGLPELQELGLHQNQLETLSPELFVHNTNLQKLYLSNNFLTTLPSGIFLPLHALAKITLHVNRLRDISPSAFGPTPNLKELWLYENELSTLPTAVFSNLTQLQLLVLSKNRLRLVPPGAFQGLGELLELSLHSNALRRLDARALEGMPKLQNISLHHNQLQALPRGLFRATPGLQHLQLHSNALEYLPAGIFSPLTALREVRLHNNSWRCDKGILPLQGWLEEDPHKVGEIPPLCAQPPALQGIPIAGLPQDQFIDPQPPTAAPPHPSTLLPADTSEAASDDASAAEDASMEPPTGLPASPQEDEEEKKEEEERGQWGLTRLQSGVVVAVIVLVSVALLAALVALVVYGCRKKSHVVLMRMKAPNEA; encoded by the coding sequence atggagcagggaggctggcagcagtggctgctgctgctggtgggcatccagctggccagcagccagtgcccagagcagtgccagtgTGTCCGCAGTGCCCAGGTGGAGTGCTTTGGTGCCGACATCAGCACggtgcccagccccatccctgccaacGCCATGACCCTGCAGATCATCAACACGCGCATCGCCGAGCTGGGCGACGCCGCCTTCGGCAACGCCTCCCTGCTGATCGGGCTGCGCGTGGAGAAGAACCTCCTGTCTCGCATCAGCCCCAGGGCCTTCCAGAACCTGCCCGACCTGCGCTACCTCAGCCTGGCCAGCAAcaagctgcaggagctccctgtgcagGTCTTTGAGCCTCTGGACAAGCTGGAgtctctgctcctctccagcaaCCAGATCCTCCAGGTCGAGCCTTCCCACTTCACCCATCTGAGCAACctcaaggagctgcagctgcacggGAACaacctgaaggagctgcaggagggggtGTTTGACCAGCTGACCAGCCTCACCAAGCTCAACCTGGCCAGGAACAACATCGACCGCCTGCCGCCCCGGGCCTTCGAGCGGCTGGCGCGGCTGCAGGTGCTGCGGCTCTACGAGAACCGGCTCCGGCACATCTCGGTGGGCACCTTCGATGGGCTGccggagctgcaggagctggggctgcaccagAACCAGCTGGAGACGCTGTCCCCGGAGCTCTTTGTGCACAACACCAACCTGCAGAAGCTCTACCTGTCCAACAACTTCCTCACCACTCTGCCGAGCGGCATCTTCTTGCCCCTGCACGCTCTCGCCAAGATCACCCTGCATGTCAACCGCCTGCGGGACATCTCCCCCAGTGCCTTTGGGCCCACGCCCAACCTGAAGGAGCTCTGGCTTTATGAGAATGAGCTTTCCACCCTCCCCACTGCCGTCTTCAGCAACctgacccagctgcagctcctggttcTCAGCAAGAACCGGCTGCGGTTGGTGCCACCGGGGGCTTTCCAGGGCttgggggagctgctggagctgtcgCTGCACTCCAATGCCTTGCGCCGCCTGGATGCCCGGGCGCTGGAGGGGATGCCCAAGCTGCAGAACATCTCTCTGCACCACAaccagctgcaggcactgccacGGGGCCTCTTCAGGGCcacccctgggctgcagcacctgcagctgcactCCAATGCCCTGGAGTACCTGCCTGCCGGCATCTTCTCCCCGCTGACTGCCCTGCGAGAGGTGAGGCTGCACAACAACTCCTGGCGCTGTGACAAGGGcatcctgcccctgcagggctggctggaggaGGACCCTCACAAGGTGGGTGAGATACCCCCGCTGTGTGCCCAGCCTCCCGCCCTGCAGGGCATCCCCATCGCCGGGCTGCCACAGGACCAGTTCATCGACCCCCAGccccccactgctgctcctcctcatcccagcaccctgctccctgctgacaCCTCTGAGGCAGCATCAGATGAtgcctcagcagcagaagaTGCCTCGATGGAGCCTCCCACGGGGCTGCCAGCCTCCCcacaggaggatgaggaggagaagaaggaggaggaagagagggggCAGTGGGGGCTGACACGCCTGCAGAGTGGGGTGGTGGTAGCAGTCATCGTGCTGGTGAGTgtggccctgctggctgctctggtgGCATTGGTGGTCTATGGCTGTAGGAAGAAGAGCCACGTTGTGCTCATGAGGATGAAGGCTCCGAATGAAGCCTGA
- the GP5 gene encoding platelet glycoprotein V, with translation MLVFRLSVMIKLFFQLDASVCPEKCDCSSENAIYCSGPHIKDLELLNLPCNMTEIHITNANISYLQDVFARMEELQHLILSSNNIALVSPMAFKGLGKLKVLKLLDNKLVELPPEVFDDMVQLQQLIIESNRLKSIEENLFDKLAGLQELYLNKNQLTALPSGVMKKLTKLRVLNLSRNYLAALPRNIFSALARLERLMLYINRLSSIESGMFDSLKELQELFLHSNNIHSIAPDAFHCLPKLRTLTLSRNRLQVLPSGLFLRLHDLSKLTLYRNPLKALPEVLFGEMRHLGSLWLYHTKLSTIPDFVFSNLTNLELLVLSFNPELTVLPRNVFSGLNELRSLSLHTSNISSLPEGIFLSLQKLQNISLFNTRLEVLPRNLFHNLKHLQKVYLNSTNLPSLPADFFTALPELEEVVLDDNPWKCDCQILGFREWLQKSTAIVKNVPSLMCHSPMALQNISLVSLSINDLECLPTTAMTYQTFSSTLTSPVTEHFTSSQETVLSDVEITSIPTSIPPAAPGFTYSHVEDVGQPGLHFSDVPVQTSPSIIARTSSVRGTDLTTLVWWDEFPAHSSAKPYFNTRVTYCQLFLCVHSLILTLQTVVIVLSLYVVGNTRQLFLSGNIPAQPVVLRRILRR, from the coding sequence GGTCCCCACATAAAAGACCTGGAATTGTTAAATCTGCCTTGCAACATGACAGAAATTCACATAACAAACGCTAACATATCATACTTGCAGGATGTTTTTGCTAGGATGGAGGAACTGCAGCATCTCATCCTGTCTTCAAACAACATCGCTCTGGTTTCACCAATGGCTTTTAAAGGCTTGGGAAAGCTAAAAGTCCTCAAACTGCTGGATAATAAGCTGGTTGAACTTCCCCCAGAGGTATTTGATGACATGGTGCAGCTTCAGCAATTGATCATTGAAAGTAACAGGTTGAAATCTATTGAGGAAAATCTGTTTGATAAACTGGCTGGTTTGCAGGAGCTTTACTTGAACAAAAACCAACTAACAGCACTTCCCAGTGGTGTGATGAAGAAACTCACCAAACTCAGAGTACTGAACTTGTCAAGAAATTACTTAGCAGCACTGCCTAGAAATATATTTAGTGCATTAGCCAGGCTTGAGAGGCTGATGCTGTATATTAATAGGCTGTCTTCAATAGAGTCTGGGATGTTTGAtagcctgaaggagctgcaggagcttttCCTGCATTCCAATAATATCCATTCCATTGCCCCTGATGCATTTCACTGTCTTCCTAAACTAAGAACACTGACGCTTTCCAGGAACAGGCTTCAGGTTTTGccttctgggctttttttgcgCTTGCACGACCTGTCTAAACTGACCTTGTACAGGAACCCACTGAAGGCTCTTCCAGAGGTACTGTTTGGAGAGATGAGGCACCTTGGTAGCCTATGGCTGTATCATACAAAGCTCTCAACAATACCAGATTTTGTGTTCAGTAACTTGACAAATTTAGAGCTTCTTGTGCTGAGTTTTAACCCAGAGCTTACGGTTCTTCCTAGGAATGTGTTCAGTGGCCTGAATGAACTGCGGAGCCTTTCTCTCCATACAAGTAATATTTCCAGTTTGCCAGAGGGAATCTTTCTGAGCCTTCAGaaactgcagaacatttcccTCTTTAATACAAGGCTTGAGGTTCTTCCTAGAAACCTCTTTCACAATCTCAAGCACCTCCAGAAAGTTTATCTGAATAGTACTAACCTGCCGTCTCTTCCTGCAGACTTCTTTACTGCTTTACCTGAGCTAGAAGAAGTTGTCCTTGACGACAACCCTTGGAAATGTGATTGCCAAATTCTTGGTTTCCGAGAATGGCTCCAAAAGAGCACAGCAATAGTTAAAAATGTGCCATCTCTGATGTGCCACAGCCCAATGGCACTGCAGAATATTTCTCTTGTATCTCTAAGCATCAATGACCTGGAGTGCCTGCCAACCACAGCTATGACCTATCAGACGTTCAGCTCAACTTTGACATCTCCTGTGACGGAGCACTTCACATCATCTCAGGAGACAGTGCTGTCTGACGTGGAAATCACCAGCATACCCACATcaattcctcctgcagctccaggttttACCTACTCCCATGTTGAAGATGTTGGACAACCTGGGCTACATTTCTCAGATGTTCCAGTCCAAACTTCTCCCAGCATCATAGCACGAACCAGCAGTGTTAGAGGGACAGATTTAACTACTCTTGTCTGGTGGGATGAGTTTCCAGCCCACAGCAGTGCTAAACCCTATTTTAATACCAGAGTTACTTATTGCCAGCTATTCTTGTGTGTTCACAGTTTGATTTTAACACTCCAGACTGTAGTTATTGTGCTCAGTCTGTATGTGGTGGGCAACACCAGGCAACTCTTCCTCTCTGGAAATATTCCTGCTCAGCCTGTAGTTCTGAGAAGAATATTAAGAAGATAG